The window GGCCAGCACCTCGTCCCCGGGCTTCACTCCCCGCGGCACCGCCTCGCCGGTCAGCGCGGAAGTGTCGACAAAGGAGGAACCGTCCAGCACGACGCCATCAAGCGGCACCCGTTCGCCGGGCTTTACGAGTATGACCTCGCCCGCTCTCACCTCATTTGGAGATACGGTTAAAACCGCATCTCCCTGTTTGAGGTTTGCGTAATCCGGCCTGATTTTCAGCAGTTCCCGGATCGAGCGGCGCGAGCGGTCAACCGCCGCCTCCTGGAAACTCTCGCCCACCTGGTAGAACAGCATCACCGCCACCGCTTCGGAAAACTCGCCGATGGCAAAGGCCCCGACGGTCGCCGTCGTCATCAGGAAGTTTTCGTCAAACACCCGCCCTCGCCGGATGTTTTCGAGGGCCTTCAGGATCACCTCTCCCCCGATCAGTAGATAGCTCAAAAGGTACAGGAGCAGTTCAACCGAAATTCCCGGCTTCATTAACAAGGCTGCCAGGCAAAGAAACACCCCGGCAGCCAGCCGCGCCAGCCTGGTCCTCCGCTCTTCCCTTCCAGAAGCGGCTGTTTCCAGGCTCTCCATTTCTTCCGTTTTTTCCTTTGTTCCCGCTACGGATCCTCTTGAAGAGGCGTCGCTCCCCGCCGGTCCTTTCCCGGCAATCCCGGCCTGAATATGCGGCATGTGTTTCATCCCCTTTGCCCGCTGCCCGCGCTATTGATGCCTGACATGAGCCAGTCCCTGGGAAAACAGGTTTATGATGTGTTCATCATCCAGGGAATAATAGACCTTCTTCCCTTCCTTCCTGTTCTTGACAAGCCGCAGGTTTCGCAAAACCCTCAACTGGTGGGAAACCGCCGGCTGCGACATTCCCAGCGCTTCTTCCAGGTCGCAGACGCACAACTCTCCCTGGGCGAGAGCATGGAGGATTCTTATGCGGGTTGCATCGCCCATCGCCTTAAAGATCTCGGACACCCCCGACACCTCGTCCGGCTTCAGGCTGTTTTCCTTAACCGCCTGCACCCTGTGGTGATTAAGGTGCCTGTCCTCGCATACTTCTTTGGGCATACGGCATCTCCTTAATATGAATACATATTCATATGTTTCTACGATTATATTAGCGTTTTTCTACGAATATGTAAATACGTTTGCTTCATTAAAAACATTTAGTAATTAATGCCAAGTTTACAGCAAATTGTCTGCCACCAAGGGATGTCTAATTGGCAATATGCAATGTTATTATACTTTTTCAATTTTATTCGGCCATTCAATAATTCGGTAATGGGGTGCATGAGGGGGATTAGGATAAACGCCGATGCCTATGGGATAAGAGTGCCCGGTAGCAAATGTTTTTTCCAAGCCGTCCAGGAAGTTATCAAGAACTTCCGATGATATAGCAATGGCCAATTCAATATCCTGATAATTACCAAATCTTCTTGCTCCTTGACAGGGAATACCTACAGCTACAGTTTTATCTACATAAGCTTTCGCTACCGTCCAGCCACAGATTCCGCATATTCCGGAAAATCTGATATTTAATCCTCCGGGATTAAACCACTGGTACCCTTCCGAGACCCTGTTTAGTTGTCCAGGTATAACCCCCCAAAAAATGATATCAGGTTTAACGTCCATTTTCTCCAAAGGGCCGATGATAAAACTTTTTACTGAACCCTTGGGTATACAGGGAACAGAGGATACAGATTCTGCACTATCTTCACGGCGTTGATGATGGATGTTTAAAAACTGGCTTCCATCGGTAAAAGGTTGAGGCCAATCTTTAAATCCCATAATTACCCAAGCCATAGAACATATAATGTCTTCTTTTTCTATATAATATACATCCTGATGGCATCGATCATAACGCGCCAAGGTAATGAACTGGCATAGATTATACTTATCGGGCAATTTCCTGTATTTAATCGTATTTATTTTCTCACCCGGTTTAACCATTTTAATTCCTACAGGAAACGTTAATGGTCGAATATGATACTCTATTTTTTGGTTTATTAACATATTTTTCTCTTGAATCTCACTCATTTTTTACCCCTCTTTCCTGTTATAATTTAGGAAGGCAGTTTCCGATACTGCTTCATCAGAAAACGGCCTTCCATTTATTGTTATTTGGTTTGTTTTTTCTTTTCCAGGTTTCGTAATAACTGGCTATTTGACCATCATATTTGGAAGGAAGAGTATTATTTGTGGAAAGTTATAAAAAAGGATAACCCCTAAAAGCTGAATTAAAATAAACGGAAAAACACCCCGATAGATATCCCATGTTGTTACTTCTGGTGGAGCAATTCCTTTCAGATAGAAAATAGAGTAAGCAAAAGGAGGGGTCAAAAAAGAAGTCTGCATGACAATTATTATCATCATCGCAAACCAGATAGCGTCTACTCCAAGATTTGCCGCAATAGGTGTAAAGAGTGGCACAACAATCATTAGAATTCCTATCC is drawn from Peptococcaceae bacterium and contains these coding sequences:
- a CDS encoding metalloregulator ArsR/SmtB family transcription factor, producing the protein MPKEVCEDRHLNHHRVQAVKENSLKPDEVSGVSEIFKAMGDATRIRILHALAQGELCVCDLEEALGMSQPAVSHQLRVLRNLRLVKNRKEGKKVYYSLDDEHIINLFSQGLAHVRHQ
- a CDS encoding DUF169 domain-containing protein is translated as MSEIQEKNMLINQKIEYHIRPLTFPVGIKMVKPGEKINTIKYRKLPDKYNLCQFITLARYDRCHQDVYYIEKEDIICSMAWVIMGFKDWPQPFTDGSQFLNIHHQRREDSAESVSSVPCIPKGSVKSFIIGPLEKMDVKPDIIFWGVIPGQLNRVSEGYQWFNPGGLNIRFSGICGICGWTVAKAYVDKTVAVGIPCQGARRFGNYQDIELAIAISSEVLDNFLDGLEKTFATGHSYPIGIGVYPNPPHAPHYRIIEWPNKIEKV